A portion of the Algisphaera agarilytica genome contains these proteins:
- the nagZ gene encoding beta-N-acetylhexosaminidase, which translates to MNTPAPPHTPDPPSLERVVRGLFLAGWDGHTLSPQVRQMLEAGLRGVVLFAKNIQTPDQTAELCSAIHDAHGPHALIAIDQEGGRVARLRDGFFVSPPMATLGRTATPEQLHDLGRLLGLQLKALGIHLNFAPVLDVDTNPDNPVIGDRAFSADPQRVAECGTALAQGMQSVGVAACGKHFPGHGDTRQDSHLTLPRLPHGGKRLDIMEIPPFQHAIDHGIASIMTAHIVFESLNPSPEDNTPATLSSEVIQGLLRTAMGFDGVVISDDLEMKAIADHAPIEDTAVRAVDAGVDLMLVCHHPDLVVRAVDAIVAAVQSGRLSEDKVHAAHQRVERLATQYRPGLTTPETREREAQELAELEARFAALFGSDPAATNDPTDALGA; encoded by the coding sequence ATGAACACGCCAGCCCCGCCCCATACACCCGACCCGCCGTCGCTGGAGCGCGTGGTGCGCGGGCTGTTTCTGGCGGGTTGGGACGGCCACACGCTCTCGCCGCAGGTGCGTCAGATGCTCGAAGCCGGCCTACGCGGGGTCGTGCTATTCGCCAAAAACATCCAGACCCCGGATCAAACCGCCGAGCTCTGCTCCGCGATCCACGACGCCCACGGCCCCCACGCCCTCATCGCCATCGATCAGGAAGGCGGACGCGTCGCCCGACTCCGCGACGGGTTCTTCGTCTCGCCCCCCATGGCGACCCTCGGCCGCACCGCCACCCCCGAACAGCTCCACGACTTGGGCCGACTCCTCGGGCTGCAACTCAAGGCGCTGGGCATCCACCTCAACTTCGCACCCGTCCTCGACGTCGACACCAACCCCGACAACCCCGTCATCGGTGACCGCGCGTTCAGCGCCGACCCGCAGCGCGTGGCCGAGTGCGGCACCGCACTCGCCCAAGGCATGCAATCCGTCGGCGTCGCCGCCTGCGGCAAGCACTTCCCCGGCCACGGCGACACCCGCCAGGACAGCCACCTCACCCTCCCCCGCCTGCCCCACGGCGGTAAACGCCTCGACATCATGGAGATCCCCCCCTTCCAGCACGCCATCGACCACGGCATCGCCTCGATCATGACCGCCCACATTGTCTTCGAGTCCCTCAACCCTTCGCCCGAGGACAACACCCCCGCCACGCTCAGCTCCGAGGTCATCCAGGGGTTGCTCCGGACAGCGATGGGCTTCGATGGCGTGGTCATCAGCGACGACCTGGAGATGAAAGCCATCGCCGACCACGCCCCGATCGAGGACACCGCGGTGCGGGCCGTGGACGCGGGTGTCGATCTCATGCTGGTGTGTCACCACCCCGACCTCGTGGTGCGCGCCGTCGACGCGATCGTCGCCGCCGTGCAGTCGGGCCGGCTCTCCGAAGACAAGGTGCACGCCGCCCACCAGCGCGTCGAACGCTTGGCTACGCAATACCGCCCGGGTCTCACCACCCCCGAAACCCGCGAACGCGAAGCCCAGGAACTGGCCGAATTGGAAGCCCGTTTCGCCGCCCTCTTCGG